ACAGCCGCACATCGTTCCCGATCGGCTGGCGGTCATCCGGCGAGTGGCGAGCGGGCGATCAACCGACGATGGAGCGCTGTTCATCTACCGGCAGCTTTCATCGGTGGATCGAGCAAACCTGCATCTTCCGGCTGGGCGGGATCGTCTCGGATGCACGGCGTCCCGCTTGGTGCGGAGGCCGGACGGGAGAGGGCGGCAGTTCGACGATCAACCGAATGGGGCCCTTGACTTTCCGGTTCACCGGGGCCAGCGTTCAGGCATGAACGAAACCGCTTCTCCCTGCGGCTCCGCGTCGCGGACCGTGCTGATGTCGCTGCTGCACGCGGGCAGCGTGGTCGAGGACCGGCTGGAGCGCAGCCTGGAGCCGTGGGGCCTGTCCATGGCGAAGATGGGCGCGCTGCACCACCTGTCCGCCGCCGGACAGCCCATTGCGCTGGGCCAGCTCGCCGACCGGCTGAGCTGCGTGAAGTCCAACGTCACCCAGTTGGTGGACCGGCTGGAGGCCGACGGGCTGGCGCGGCGCCTGCCCGACCCGGCGGACCGCCGAAGCATCCTGGCGACCATCACCGACGAGGGCCGCCGCCGCTTCGCCGCCGCCGCCGAGGCACAGGCCGTGGTCGAGGCGGAGATCCTGGCATCGCTGCCGGAAGATGACCTCGCCAAGCTGGGCGAGCTGCTGGGGAGGCTCACTGGCGCCCACCCTTGACGGGCGCCTTCAGGTAGTTTGGTTCATAGATGCACTTTCGTGGGATGAACGGCTGCCATCGAAGGCGGGCGGAGAGCGCGGTAGGCGGAGAAACGTCAACGGGAGGGGATGCGATGCGGGTGTTCATGACGGGGGCGAGCGGCTACATCGGCGGTGTGGTGGCGGAGCGGCTGCGTGCGGCGGGGCACGAGGTGCGGGGCTTGGCGCGGAACGACGACGCGGCCGGCCGGCTGCGCACGATGGGAATCGAGCCGGTGAGAGGCACGCTGCTGGACCGTGACGTGATCGCCCAGGAGGTGCGCGAGGCGGACGCGTTCATCCACACTGCAATGGACATGACGCGCCGCGTGGTGGAAGCGGACCTCACCACCATCGAGGCCGCGCTGGAAGGCATCGGGGGGAGCGGCAAGCGGTTCATCTACACGAGCGGCACGGCCGTGGTGGGCGACACGGGCGACGGGGTGTCGGACGAGGAGACGCCCATCGACCCGGCTTCGATCGTGGCGTGGCGCGGGGACCACGAGAAGCGGGTGACGGGCGGCGGCGGCATCCTGATCCGCCCGGCGCTGGTGTACGGGCGCGGCGGAAGCGGCATAGTGACCATGCAGATCGCCGAGGCGCGGCGCGACGGCGTGGTGCACTACGTGGGCAATGGCAGCCAGCGCTGGTCCGGCGTGCACGTGGACGACCTCGCCGACCTGTACCTGCTGGCGCTGGAGAATGCGCGGCCGGGCAGCCTCTACGTGGCCGCCGCGGGGGAGCCGGTTTCCATGCTCGACATCGCGGAGGCGGCGAGCCGCGCGGGCGGGGCAGGCGGGCGTACGGCGCCGCTCACGCGGGACGAGGCGCAGAAGGCGCTGGGGTGGATGGCGGGCCTGGTCTCCGTCAGCTCCGCCGCGTCCGGCGAGCGGGCGCGGCGCGAGCTGGGCTGGAGCCCGCATCGGCCGGCGCTGCTGGAGGAGCTGGCGCACGGCTCGTACGTTGCCGTGGCGGCCTGAGGCTGGACGAATGCCGCGCGGCACCCGGTCCGGCGGCCGAGAACTCGAACACGGAGCACGACCATGGAAAGCACCGTCGCGGGACCGCGGGTGACCGACGAGGCTGGTGCGGGCAAGGTGCGCAACGTGGTGCTCTGGGTGCTCCAGATCCCCGCGGCGGCCATGATCGGGATGGCGGGCGCGATGAAGCTGTCCGGACAGCCGCAGATGGTCGCCATGTTCGGCACGCTGGGGCTGGGGCAGTGGTTCCGGTACGTCACCGGCGGGCTGGAGGTGCTCGGCGCCGTCATGCTGCTGGTGCCGCGCCTGGCCGGCGCAGGCGCGCTGCTTCTCTGCTGCGTGATGGTGGGCGCCATCGCCACGCACCTCTTCGTGATCGGCGGCAACCCCGCGATCCCCATCGTGCTGCTGCTTGTGCTCGCGGTGATCGCCTGGTTCCGCCGCGACCGCACGCTCCGCCTGCTCGGGCGGTAGAGGCGCGGCCCTGCCGATCTCGGCGGTAGGCGGTCGATGGATGTCGGATGCGGGTGGGATGGATGGGTCGATGGGCCGCACGGGTGGAAGCCTGTGCGGCCCATCGTGCATCCACGTGGATGCACGATGTTTGATCGAGGCGCGGGAGCACGGGTGGGAACCGCGTGGGTATCAGGGGATGCGAGGCGGTCCATCTCCCCGAGACGCGAGCGGTGCATGCAGTTCAACTTCGAATATGACGACGAGGTCTACGAGCAGCCGGACCTGGACGAGGACTTTCCGCTGGGCGACGGGACGGCGGACACGGAGGCGACGGTAGATTGCCCGTACTGCGGCGAGGCCAACCACGTGGCGCTGGACCCCGGCAGCGGCACGCGCCAGACCTACGTGGAGGACTGCCAGGTCTGCTGCCAGCCTTGGCTCGTCACCGTCTCCTACGCGGAGGACGGCACGGCGGACGTCCACGTAGAGACGAACGGCTGAGCTTCATCTACCGAAGCCCAGCCGTTCGTTGCGATCCACCGCTGCCCATCCGCACGGTGTCTCCGGATCGTATTCTACCGCATCGGCCGCGATCTCTGGGTGGAGACCAGCGGCCGATCGTCATCTCGCTCAGGCACCTACATCGGCCATCTCGCCCGTACATCCATACAGAGGTCAGGGGGCCGCCCAAAGCGTAGCTCGAAGACTTGATCGGCCGCGTATCCCCTGCAGCCGATTGTTAGGGCGCATCTCGCTCGTGTCAAGCGGCTCCGCCAAGGTCGTCAATAGCAGGGCGGAGCCGCGTTGCGAGTGTTTCGATTCCGTTCTCACTACGAAGCCCCACGGGAGGTGGCCACGCATGTGGTATGCTGTTGATGGGCCAGACAGGCACCAACACGTTAGCCCATGGACCGTCGGACGTATCGTATGTTAGGTGCGTAGTCTCTGGATTGTCCGAGGGAGGTCTCAAGGTCAGAACTTGGACTGCCAAGGCACCGAACGCCATAGTTGTAAGCCGTGCTCGTACCCCGAGGCCGCTGTCATCACTCCAGAGATCATTCGCCACACTGAATAAGTTCGGCTGGTCAATGCACTTGGCAACCCAAACCTCTGTGAGTGGCGGGATGGCTCTCGTCAGCCGCATGTGTTCGCGTTCGGAGTCCGTGTAGAACCACGGCCGAGCGGGATAAACTGCCTCCAGAACCATTGCTGTCTTGACCGCCCATACTGCGAGGATCGCTTGAATGGTGGAATCGAGCGCTTCAAGCATGTCGTCGAGAAGGGATGTGGCTATCGGTTTTGTCTCCCCTTCGAGTCTGCTCATCCACCCATTGTTGCAGTTGGCGCACAGATGCTTCACGATCAATTCCGGCTTCACGGTCGGCCACTCACCCAATCGGTCACCACCGCGCTCCGCAACCATGCGACCCATTTCCCCGGCGGGAAACCGGGAGGTTAGCCACATGGGCCAAGCATGCTCCTTCGTCTTTCCAGGGTTTGAGCAGAACATGCATTTCCGCATGGGGACCTTCCAAGAGCGAAATGGATCACCTGCGACCTTGCGATGCTTGCCCAGCGGCTTAGTCTAACTACCAGTTCACGCGCCGTTGAGGTGCGGCGCGGCTACTCGATGAGGCCGTTGCGGGTGGCGTGGATGTAGTCGGTGACGGCGGGGGCGTGGCCGGCGGCGCGCAGCTCCATGGCGGCCTGGCCGCGGTGATAGTGGCCGTGCATGGCGACGTGCGTGATCAGGTCGTCCACACGGCTGCTGTGCGCCTGCCCGGCGGAGTTGGTGTACGTGACGGTCGATTCCAGCACGGCGGCGTCCAGCCCGCCCAGGTAGCGCGTCCACGCCCCGGCAAGGTCGCGCCGGTGCGTCTCGCACTCGTCGAGCGTCAGGTCCGGCCACAGGGCAATCCAGCTGGCGCCGCCCTGGCCCAGGCGCGACAGCCAGACCCACTGCGCGGCCAGCACGTGCGCCACCAGCCGCCGTGCCCGCGGCGACGCGTCGCCCGAGGCGCGGAGGGCGGCCAGCGACTCGCCGGTGGCCCACGCGTCGAAGCGGAACATGCGCTGCATCTGGCTCAGGGTGTCCATGCGGGGCGTCTCGTCTGGGGTCCGGTGGTGTGGATGACGGAATAGAAAGCGGAGGGGCGGCCGGCGCAATCGCCGGCCGCCCCTCGCGCCGTTCATCTACCGGAAGCCGTTACTGCCCGGCCGTCCACGTGTTGTTGGAGCGGTCCACGTCGATGAGGCGGTGGTCCGGATCCAGGTCGATCCGCGCGAGGCGCTTGGCGCCGAACGAGTAGGTGCGCTCGTACCGCGCCGTGTTCGTGCTCCACACCTCGGCGGGGTAGTGGATGTCCTGCGTGGTGCCGTCGGTGAAGGTGAAGCGGGCGCGGATGGGCAGCACGCCGCGCGCCCGGTTGCCGTACACCACCGTCACGTCGCCGCCGTTCGCGTTCACCGACTCGACGGCCTGGTCGAAGTGCGGGTTCTCCAGGAAGAACTCGCGCCAGAACCAGTCCAGCCGCCGCCCGCCCACGTCCTCCATGGTCCGGAAGAAGTCCGACGGGGTGGGGTGCTTGAACGCCCAGCGGTTGATGTAGGTGCGGAAGGCGTCGTCGAACGCCTCGGGCCCCAGGATCTCCTGCCGGAGGAGCTGGAGGGCCACGGACGGCTTGGTGTACTGCGACAGCCCCAGGCGCCGCGGGTCCACGCGGTCCGGCCCCACGTCCACCGTCAGGTCGCGCCCCTGGATCTGCGCCGTCTCGACCGTGGCGCGCTCCTCGGCGGCGCGCTTCATCTGGTCGCCCTGCTCGGGGTAGCGGCGCGCCTCGGAGAAGGTGTTGATGAAGGTGTTGAAGCCCTCGTCCTGCCACATGTGCACGCGCTCGTTGCTCCCCACGATCATGGGGAACCAGTCGTGCCCGATCTCGTGCGTGACCACGTCGTACAGGTCGTACTTGTCGTCGCTGTGCGTCTCCATGGCCAGCATGGGATACTCCATGCCGCTGATGGGGCCTTCCACGGCGGAGATCTGCGGCCACGGGTAGCGGAACCAGCGCTCGCTGTACTCCTGGATGGACATGCGCGCCTGGTCGGCGGCGTCGGCCCACAGGTCGGCGGCCTCGGGGCGGTAGTACGCCTGCGCCAGCATGCCCTGCCAGCTGCTCGCGTCCCACTGGTAGTCCGGAGATACGGCCCACGCCACGTCGCGCACGTT
This Longimicrobiaceae bacterium DNA region includes the following protein-coding sequences:
- a CDS encoding DinB family protein, whose translation is MDTLSQMQRMFRFDAWATGESLAALRASGDASPRARRLVAHVLAAQWVWLSRLGQGGASWIALWPDLTLDECETHRRDLAGAWTRYLGGLDAAVLESTVTYTNSAGQAHSSRVDDLITHVAMHGHYHRGQAAMELRAAGHAPAVTDYIHATRNGLIE
- a CDS encoding M1 family metallopeptidase: MRLFRTTAAAGLLLAGAQGAAAAQSANAAAGVGDTSIFAPLVLPVAAGQVRTGAGAPGSRYWQNRASYDLQAVLDTAAKAVHGSMRMRYTNNSPDTLHYLWMQTEQNAFKSNSLNSYVYPQNSRFGARGFEGGYTFEHFNQVTARGSVPVKTRANETVTKVDLAEPLAPGGTATLDVAWRFPVPEHGADRMGRDGALYEIAQWYPRVNVYDDVHGWNTEPYLGQGEFYLDYGDYNLEVTVPAGYIVAATGSLANPAEVLTPAQQQRLAQAARSETPVRIVTAAELRNGAARPRKTGTMTWRFASHNVRDVAWAVSPDYQWDASSWQGMLAQAYYRPEAADLWADAADQARMSIQEYSERWFRYPWPQISAVEGPISGMEYPMLAMETHSDDKYDLYDVVTHEIGHDWFPMIVGSNERVHMWQDEGFNTFINTFSEARRYPEQGDQMKRAAEERATVETAQIQGRDLTVDVGPDRVDPRRLGLSQYTKPSVALQLLRQEILGPEAFDDAFRTYINRWAFKHPTPSDFFRTMEDVGGRRLDWFWREFFLENPHFDQAVESVNANGGDVTVVYGNRARGVLPIRARFTFTDGTTQDIHYPAEVWSTNTARYERTYSFGAKRLARIDLDPDHRLIDVDRSNNTWTAGQ
- a CDS encoding NAD-dependent epimerase/dehydratase family protein — protein: MRVFMTGASGYIGGVVAERLRAAGHEVRGLARNDDAAGRLRTMGIEPVRGTLLDRDVIAQEVREADAFIHTAMDMTRRVVEADLTTIEAALEGIGGSGKRFIYTSGTAVVGDTGDGVSDEETPIDPASIVAWRGDHEKRVTGGGGILIRPALVYGRGGSGIVTMQIAEARRDGVVHYVGNGSQRWSGVHVDDLADLYLLALENARPGSLYVAAAGEPVSMLDIAEAASRAGGAGGRTAPLTRDEAQKALGWMAGLVSVSSAASGERARRELGWSPHRPALLEELAHGSYVAVAA
- a CDS encoding CPXCG motif-containing cysteine-rich protein produces the protein MQFNFEYDDEVYEQPDLDEDFPLGDGTADTEATVDCPYCGEANHVALDPGSGTRQTYVEDCQVCCQPWLVTVSYAEDGTADVHVETNG
- a CDS encoding DoxX family protein, translated to MESTVAGPRVTDEAGAGKVRNVVLWVLQIPAAAMIGMAGAMKLSGQPQMVAMFGTLGLGQWFRYVTGGLEVLGAVMLLVPRLAGAGALLLCCVMVGAIATHLFVIGGNPAIPIVLLLVLAVIAWFRRDRTLRLLGR
- a CDS encoding MarR family transcriptional regulator, translated to MNETASPCGSASRTVLMSLLHAGSVVEDRLERSLEPWGLSMAKMGALHHLSAAGQPIALGQLADRLSCVKSNVTQLVDRLEADGLARRLPDPADRRSILATITDEGRRRFAAAAEAQAVVEAEILASLPEDDLAKLGELLGRLTGAHP